ATATTAGATTTAGACTTACTATAAATTAAGTATCGATTAAGTTTTACATCTGGATTTTCTATACTTTTATTAAAAATATTGGAAAATGGAAAATCTAACACGACAAGAAATAAGCATTAATCTAGAGGTAATGGATATGCTTAATAAGCAAATAGAGAAAGAACAAAAGGCTTCGTCACTGTATTTAGCAATGGCTTCATGGTGTGATCAGAAAACGCTTGTAAATAGTGCTTCCTTTTTTTATAAACAAGCGCAAGAGGAAAGAGAGCATATGATGAAAATTTTTAAATTCATTAATGATACAGGTGGGTCTGCTTATTCTCCTAATGTCTCTAATATTACTCATGAATTTTCTTCGCTTCGAGAAATTTTTGAAATGACGCTTAATCATGAGATATCTATCACGCAATCTATATACAAAATTGTTGCAAAA
This region of Aquimarina spinulae genomic DNA includes:
- a CDS encoding ferritin is translated as MENLTRQEISINLEVMDMLNKQIEKEQKASSLYLAMASWCDQKTLVNSASFFYKQAQEEREHMMKIFKFINDTGGSAYSPNVSNITHEFSSLREIFEMTLNHEISITQSIYKIVAKCRQVNDFGSENFLMWFVEEQLEEEETIKDILDMFDLSGDMPLQFIDERIPVGK